The Brassica napus cultivar Da-Ae chromosome C7, Da-Ae, whole genome shotgun sequence genome has a segment encoding these proteins:
- the LOC106393888 gene encoding cadmium/zinc-transporting ATPase HMA3 — protein sequence MALQNEDNKKEENKKTKKKWQKSYFDVLGICCPSEVPIIENILKSLDGIKEYSVIVPTRTVIVVHDSLLISPSQIAKALNQARLEANVKVDGKTSFKNKWPSPFALISGILLLLSFLKFVYSPFRWVAVAAVAAGIYPILAKAVASIGRCRVDINILIIITVAATLAMQDFMEAAAVVFLFTIAEWLETRASYKANAVMQSLMSLAPQKAIIAETGEEVEVDDVKVNTIVAVKAGETIPIDGTVVDGNCEVDEKTLTGEAFPVPKQKDSTVWAGTINLNGYISVKTIALASDCVVTKMAKLVEEAQSSKTKSQRLIDKCSQYYTPAIIFISGCIAAVPAIMKVHNLNHWFHLALVVLVSACPCGLILSTPVATFCALTKAATSGLLIKSADYLDTLSKIKITAFDKTGTITRGEFIVVDFKSLHRDISLRTLLYWVSSVESKSSHPMAATIVDYAKSVDVEPRTEEVEDYQLFPGEGIYGKIDGNDIYIGNKRIASRAKCSTVPEIEVDTKGGKTIGYIYVGERLAGVFNLSDACRSGVIQAMKELKDLGIKTAMLTGDNQDAAMHAQEQLGNALDVVHGELLPEDKSRIIQEFKKEGPTAMVGDGVNDAPALATADIGISMGISGSALATQTGDIILMSNDIRRIPQAIKIARRARRKVVQNVFISIIFKVGILILAICGHPLIWAAVLVDVGTCLLVILNSMLLLREKDKSKNKKCYRSSVLNGTKLEGEADEEVDLEAGLLSKSQCNSGCCGDKKAQDKVVMKKPSSKSSSGHDHAGGCCGDKKTQEKVMMVKPSSKSSSGHGHAGGCCGDKKTQEKVVMVKPSSKSSSGHGHAGGCCGDKKTQEKVVMVKPSSKSSSGHDQSGGCCGDKKTQEKVVMVKPSSKSSSDHGHSGGCCGDKKQENVKVVVKDSCCAEKTNKPVGDMASSSSCKKSTHVNHDMKLKGGSGCCTKDKEKAEKNVDMQILGDELFDLEKGLQKKAGETCKTSCCGTKEKAKETSSLEKDVLIKETVKQTEEITLASEEETGSLDCWLDSCDNKTTVKQSCHEETSLDIEAGVSCDLKLACCGSIEGGEVKEKLDLEIKSEGQCKSVCCGDEKQTGEITLACEEETDGSNFSSGCCGNKEKVEQICHQKDCLETDLKLVCCGDTEGEVREAFDLEKGKGECCGKEVTQICSEKPVSKSPCCGTGLKQEGSSSSVNVVESGSKEREMVKVSSQSCCTSPNDLVLQVKKVESCCKVKTPEACGSKCKVKDKRHIGKSCCRSYAKAYCTHRHHHHHHGHHHHHHVGAA from the exons ATGGCGTTACAGAACGAGGACaataagaaagaagaaaacaaaaagacaaagaagaagtgGCAGAAGAGTTACTTCGATGTGTTGGGAATCTGTTGTCCGTCGGAGGTTCCTATTATCGAGAATATTCTCAAGTCTCTCGACGGCATTAAAGAATATTCCGTTATCGTTCCGACTAGAACGGTGATCGTAGTCCACGACAGCCTCCTCATCTCTCCATCCCAAATTG CTAAGGCACTGAACCAAGCTAGGTTAGAAGCAAACGTGAAAGTAGACGGTAAAACCAGCTTCAAGAACAAATGGCCAAGCCCTTTCGCGTTGATTTCCGGCATACTCCTCCTCCTCTCCTTCTTGAAATTTGTGTACTCGCCTTTTCGATGGGTCGCTGTCGCAGCCGTGGCCGCCGGTATTTATCCGATTCTTGCCAAAGCCGTTGCTTCTATAGGAAGATGCAGGGTCGACATCAACATCCTGATCATTATAACTG TGGCTGCAACACTTGCAATGCAAGATTTCATGGAGGCAGCAGCAGTTGTCTTCTTATTCACCATAGCTGAGTGGCTTGAAACAAGAGCTAGCTACAAG GCGAACGCGGTAATGCAGTCTCTAATGAGCTTAGCTCCACAGAAGGCAATAATAGCAGAGACTGGAGAAGAAGTTGAAGTAGATGATGTTAAGGTTAACACAATTGTAGCAGTTAAAGCTGGTGAAACCATACCAATTGATGGAACTGTGGTTGATGGAAACTGTGAAGTAGATGAGAAAACCTTAACAGGGGAAGCATTCCCTGTGCCTAAACAGAAAGACTCTACGGTTTGGGCTGGAACCATCAACCTAAATG GTTATATAAGTGTGAAAACAATTGCTTTAGCCAGTGATTGTGTGGTTACCAAGATGGCTAAGCTTGTAGAAGAAGCTCAGAGCAGTAAAACCAAATCTCAGAGGCTAATAGACAAATGTTCTCAGTACTATACACCAG CAATCATCTTCATATCAGGTTGTATAGCGGCTGTCCCGGCCATAATGAAAGTTCACAACCTAAACCATTGGTTCCACTTAGCACTAGTTGTGTTAGTCAGTGCTTGTCCATGTGGTCTTATCCTCTCTACACCAGTTGCTACTTTCTGTGCACTTACTAAAGCAGCAACTTCAGGGCTTCTGATCAAAAGTGCTGATTATCTTGACACTCTCTCAAAGATCAAGATCACTGCCTTCGACAAAACCGGGACTATTACCAGAGGAGAGTTCATTGTTGTTGATTTCAAGTCACTCCATAGAGACATAAGCCTACGCACTTTGCTTTACTG GGTATCAAGTGTTGAAAGCAAGTCAAGTCATCCAATGGCAGCAACAATTGTGGACTATGCAAAATCTGTTGATGTTGAGCCTAGAACTGAAGAAGTTGAGGACTATCAGCTCTTTCCAGGTGAAGGAATCTATGGTAAGATTGATGGTAATGATATCTACATAGGGAACAAAAGGATTGCTTCTAGAGCTAAGTGTTCAACAG TTCCAGAGATTGAAGTTGATACCAAAGGAGGAAAGACTATTGGATACATCTATGTTGGTGAAAGACTAGCTGGAGTTTTCAATCTCTCTGATGCATGTAGATCAGGTGTTATTCAAGCAATGAAGGAACTAAAAGATCTTGGAATCAAAACCGCAATGCTAACTGGAGATAATCAAGATGCAGCTATGCATGCTCAAGAACAG CTAGGGAATGCTCTGGATGTTGTACATGGAGAACTACTTCCAGAAGACAAATCAAGAATCATACAAGAGTTCAAGAAAGAAGGACCAACTGCAATGGTAGGAGACGGTGTGAATGATGCACCAGCCTTAGCCACAGCTGATATTGGTATCTCCATGGGGATCTCTGGCTCTGCGCTTGCAACACAGACTGGTGATATCATTCTAATGTCAAATGATATCCGAAGGATACCACAGGCCATAAAGATAGCGAGAAGAGCTCGGCGCAAAGTTGTCCAAAACGTGTTCATATCCATCATTTTCAAAGTAGGAATACTGATTTTGGCAATTTGTGGTCATCCTTTGATTTGGGCTGCGGTGCTGGTTGATGTAGGGACTTGTCTGCTGGTGATTCTCAACAGTATGTTGTTGCTGCGAGAGAAGGACAAGAGCAAGAACAAGAAGTGTTACAGGTCTTCTGTGTTGAATGGTACGAAACTTGAAGGAGAGGCGGATGAAGAGGTAGACTTGGAAGCAGGCTTGTTATCAAAGAGTCAATGCAACTCAGGATGTTGTGGTGATAAGAAAGCTCAAGATAAGGTGGTGATGAAGAAACCAAGTAGTAAGTCCAGTTCAGGCCATGATCACGCTGGTGGTTGCTGTGGTGATAAGAAGACTCAAGAGAAGGTGATGATGGTGAAACCAAGTAGTAAGTCCAGTTCAGGCCATGGTCACGCTGGTGGTTGCTGTGGTGATAAGAAGACTCAAGAGAAGGTGGTGATGGTGAAACCAAGTAGTAAGTCCAGTTCAGGCCATGGTCACGCTGGTGGTTGCTGTGGTGATAAGAAGACTCAAGAGAAGGTGGTGATGGTGAAACCAAGTAGTAAGTCCAGTTCTGGCCATGATCAATCTGGTGGTTGCTGTGGTGATAAGAAGACTCAAGAGAAGGTGGTGATGGTGAAACCAAGTAGTAAGTCCAGTTCTGACCATGGTCACTCTGGTGGTTGTTGTGGTGATAAGAAGCAAGAGAATGTAAAGGTGGTTGTGAAAGATAGCTGTTGCGCTGAGAAGACTAATAAACCAGTTGGAGATATGGCTTCATCGAGCTCATGCAAGAAGTCTACTCATGTCAACCACGACATGAAACTGAAAGGTGGATCAGGTTGTTGTACTAAGGATAAAGAGAAAGCAGAGAAGAATGTAGACATGCAGATTCTTGGGGATGAGTTATTTGATTTGGAGAAAGGTCTGCAGAAGAAGGCTGGTGAAACTTGCAAGACAAGCTGTTGTGGAACTAAAGAGAAGGCTAAGGAAACGTCTTCTCTGGAGAAGGATGTGCTGATTAAGGAGACAGTGAAACAAACCGAGGAGATAACTCTGGCTTCTGAGGAAGAGACAGGTAGTCTTGATTGCTGGTTGGATAGCTGCGACAACAAGACCACAGTGAAGCAAAGCTGCCATGAGGAGACAAGTCTAGACATTGAAGCTGGTGTAAGTTGTGATCTCAAGCTGGCTTGTTGTGGTAGCATAGAAGGAGGAGAAGTGAAAGAGAAACTTGATCTTGAGATAAAGAGTGAAGGACAATGTAAGTCTGTTTGTTGTGGTGATGAAAAGCAAACCGGAGAGATAACTCTGGCATGTGAGGAAGAGACAGACGGTTCTAATTTCTCCTCAGGATGTTGCGGAAACAAGGAGAAAGTGGAACAAATCTGCCATCAGAAGGATTGTCTGGAGACTGATCTCAAGTTGGTTTGTTGTGGAGACACAGAAGGAGAAGTGAGAGAGGCATTTGATCTTGAGAAGGGCAAAGGAGAATGCTGTGGCAAAGAAGTAACACAAATCTGTAGTGAGAAGCCTGTTAGCAAATCCCCTTGCTGTGGAACTGGTTTGAAGCAAGAAGGGTCGTCTAGTTCGGTGAATGTGGTGGAGAGTGGTAGCAAAGAGCGAGAGATGGTGAAGGTTTCTAGCCAAAGCTGTTGCACGAGTCCTAATGATCTGGTGTTGCAAGTGAAGAAGGTAGAGAGTTGTTGCAAAGTGAAGACTCCAGAGGCTTGTGGATCTAAATGTAAGGTAAAAGATAAGCGTCACATTGGTAAAAGCTGTTGCAGGAGTTATGCCAAGGCATATTGTACTCACAGgcatcatcaccaccaccacggCCACCACCATCACCACCATGTGGGGGCTGCTTGA